GACGTGAGCGTGGAAGACCTCAAGCAATTATTCGCCAGGCCGAAGAGTAATTATAACACGGCAAAATGGGCGTTAATATTTCTTTTCGGCGGATCCGGATTATTTTTCGGTATCTGGCTGAATGAGATGACGAGAGAGGACGGTTACGCTCCGGCAACGGTTTTAGTGTTCGTTGGATTGGGGCTTCTCGTCTGGCAGAGATTGTATGGCAATAAAGGGGAGGACGAATCTTAAAGTTTTGAATTAGGACCGTCTATCTTTTAAAAATTCTAATTCTATATAAAAAGGCGTCTTACAGCAAGACGCCTCTTTTGACTTATAATAATATGACTATTAACCGGTCATATCGGGATTCACAGCTGACATAGCCTGAGCGAGAAATACCGGTTCAGGCAGTGCTCCCGTTATTGCGGGTCGTTCATTTACGACGGTCATCGGCACTCCCCGGACGCCGTATTTCATGCTTAATTGAGGAAATTCCGTCGCTTCTACCATATCGGCGGTTACGATTTCACTTTCCATCGCAAACTGATGCGCGAGCCGCACCGCGGCCGGACAATGTGGTCATGTAGGCGTTACGTAAACCTGTAAGTGCATCGGGTCGGTGAGAGAGTGAAGTTGATCCTTAGTCTCCTGTGTGAGACCCGAATCACCCGAGGAAACCATTGATATGTCCTCGAGCAGACTCGAAAATTCATAACCGGACGGTATGCCGTAAAATCTTATACCGTAATCCTTTTCGCCCATAATGACCGTAGCCGGAATCTTATCAATGTTGAACTCCTTAACTTTTTCCTCGTCGGTGATAAAATTATAAACATCGAGAGATATCTTATCTGATAGCCCGGCTATTTCCTCTAAAAGGCTGCGCGTCTCCGAACAGTACATGCACTCAATAGTCTGGGTGAAGTTTATAATCTTAACATCGCTTTGAAGCTCGCTGAACCTCTCCCTGACAGCTTCTTTATCTGATTCTTTGAGTAATCCCATATGCCCTCATCCTTTGATTTTATGCCGGCTCGACTATATTAGTTCTATGAACCTTTTTTTTCAAGTAATTTTGGATATTCACTGTAAAAAATATTCCGCTCTGTCAAATAGACTACTCAAATCAATTCTGATACTTATGCTTTTGAGCGGATGCAGCAAAAAAGACAATTCAAACCTGCCTGACGAGATAAGGTTGGGTTTTATGCCCGATTTCACTCATGCACAGGCATTCGTCGGAGTGGAGAAAAAGCATTACGCTCTAAATTTGAAGGGTGTAAAGATCAGCCCGAAGGCATACTTAACGGGCGCTACAATAATGAGGGACATCATAGGAGCCGAACTGGATTTTGCGTTTGTCGATCCGGTATCAGCGATTGTCAGTTTTTCCCGCAGGAGCGATAATACCTTTAAAATTGTAGCGGGAGTCAGCAGCGGCGGCGTTCTTTTTGTCGCGCAGAGGAATATTCCTCCGGGTTTTATTTCGAAATTTCAGGGTAAATCAGTCGCGGTACCGGAAATAAACGGATCACAATATGTCTCCTTCAAGGATTTTTTGAGAGCAAAACTGCCCGGGAATTCGGATGGGATAGCCAGTATAAATATAACTCCTCTCGACAGAAATGAGTTAATGAATTCGTTCATCAGCGGGATTATTGTCGGGGCGTGGTACCCTGAACCATGGGCGTCGAAGTTAATTATGGAGGGAAAGGGTTATGCGTACGTAAACGAAAGTTCTCTATGGACCAAATCGATATTCGCATCGGCGGTTCTTATATGTCGATCTGACTTCATGCGCGAGTATCCTGATGCGGTAGATCGGTTTCTGAAAGCCCACGTAAGCACGACCATCTGGATAAGGAGTAATAAAAAGGAGACAATAGAAATTCTCTCTAAAGGAGTAACGGCGCTGACAGGAGAGAGCATCTCCAAACAAGCAGCAAATAAAGCTTACGGGAATTTTGTTCCCACATATGACCCTGTGAAACCCTCACTCTTGAAATATGCCGCTAAGGCAAACAAATTAGGGCTGATATCAGGAAAAAACATAGAGAGCATATTTGAGTTTTCACCGATAGACACAATTTTGAAGTACGAAAATTTACCGCCGATAAAAATGATAATTAATTGAACGGTGCGAACTGCAATAATTACAGGTAGTATGACATTATGACAGTCAAAGCCATAAACAAATCTTATTTGATATTTGCAGTATAAACTGTTATATTACATGATAGTAACAAAATATAAGGTATTGCCAGATGCGGACGATATTGGCATAATTGTTGCAAAAAGTATGGTAATGGCAAATTAAATAAATGAGAGATAAAGAAATGGAAGGCTTCGAAAACGAACATATTCCGGAAGTATTACCGATACTTCCTTTAAGAAATACCGTCCTGTTTCCACAACAGGTGATACCGATATCAATCGGCAGGGAGAAGTCCGTCAGTTTGATTTCAAAGGTCAGCGAGACGGATAAGTTGATAGGCGTTGTTGCTCAGCGAGACGGCTCTATCGAACATCCGGAATCGAAAGACCTTTACACGTGGGGCACTTTGGCGGCGGTGCTGAAAGTATTTGATATGCCTGATGGAAGTAAAAGCGCTATCATCCAGGGACTACAGCGAATTAAGTTGATCACATATCTTGAAGAGGAGCCGTATATCAAAGCGGCGGTGCAGCAAATTAACGATGAAGAAACGGATAACGACCTCGAAATAGAGGCGATGACGGTAAACGTAAAGGCGGTTTTTCAGGACATCGTCGAGATTGCTCCGTATCTCTCGATGGAACACACTTCTCTCCTCGCCAATTTAGACGAGCCGGGGAAATTAGTAGACCGCGCAATATCAGTACTTAACATCCGCACGTCCGAAAAACAGTCGATATTGGAAGAGGTGGGTCTGAGAAGGCGACTCGAACAGGCAAACATAGTATTGAATAAGGAACTTCAACGCCTTCAGTTGGGCGAGAAGATCCAGACCGAAGTACAGGGAGAGATAAATAAAACTCAGAGAGAATATTTTTTGAGGGAACAGCTGAAAGCCATCAAGCGTGAATTGGGTGAAGAAGACGAACTCGCAATGGAACAGAAAGAGCTCAGAGAAAGGATGGAAGAAGCCAATCTTTCAGAAGAAGCGCTCAAAGTGGCGGAAAAGGAACTCGACCGGTTAAGCCGGATTCCTCCGTCCTCTCCGGAATATACCGTATCACGCACTTACCTTGACTGGTTATTAGACCTCCCATGGGATGTTTCAACAGAAGACAACATGGATATTAAAGCGGCGCAAGCGGTGCTCGACGGCGATCATTACGGGCTTGAAAAGGTAAAGAAAAGAATCCTCGAATATCTGTCGGTTCGACAGCTTAAGGCTGACATGAAGGGACCTATACTCTGTTTTGTCGGACCTCCGGGAACGGGCAAAACTTCCGTTGGTAAATCGATAGCTGACGCAATAGGCAGGAAGTTTGTCAGAATGTCCCTGGGCGGCGTTCACGATGAGGCGGAGATAAGAGGACACCGCAGGACATATATCGGAGCGCTTCCGGGAAGAATTATTCAGGGGCTGAAAAAATCGGGATCGAACAATCCGATATTCATGCTTGACGAGATCGATAAGGTGGGTAAAGATTTTCGTGGTGATCCGTCTTCCGCATTGCTCGAAGTACTCGATCCGGAACAAAACGATACTTTTTCTGATCACTACTTAGAAGTGGAATTCGATCTCTCGAAGGTAATGTTCATCGCCACCGCGAATTTAGCGGACCCGATACCTCCCGCGCTGAAAGACAGAATGGAACTGATTGAATTTTCCGGATATATAGAGGAAGAGAAGGCACAAATCGCCAAGAAATTTCTAATCCCGAAGCAGCTGGAGGGACATGGGCTTACCGAAAAGGATCTGACATTTGAGGATTCAGGCTTGAAGGAGCTTATTCATTCGTATACGCGTGAATCGGGAGTCAGAAACCTCGAGAGAGAAATAGCGAACGTAGCCCGAGGCGTAGCCCGGGAGATCGTGGAAGGGAAAGGGAAAAAGAAAAAGAAGCGGCTGACAAAAGAGACTATATCAAATTATCTCGGCCCTGTAAGGTTCTTCTCCGAGATCGCAGAGAGAATAAAGAAACCTGGAATCGTAACAGGTCTTGCATATACCCCTGCGGGTGGAGATATACTATTCATTGAGGCGACCGCAATGCCGGGTAAGGGCAAACTCACTCTGACGGGTCAGCTCGGTGACGTAATGAAGGAGTCCGCCGAAGCTGCGCTTTCGTTTATACGCTCTCAAGGCGAGGAATTGGGTATTGACCCCAAGTTTATCGAATATACAGATCTGCATATTCACGTACCAGCAGGCGCAATCCCCAAGGACGGTCCTTCAGCAGGAGTTACAATGTTTTCGGCGATGGTATCGCTGCTGACCGGCAAAAGATTGAAATTGGACATTGCCATGACGGGTGAAATAACTCTCAGAGGTGCAGTTCTGCCGGTAGGCGGAATTAAGGAAAAAGTTATCGCCGCTCACCGTGCCGGAATCAAACAAATTATTCTGCCGGAAAAGAACAAAAAAGACCTTGAGGAGATACCGAAATCTACTCGCAGAGGACTGAAATTTCATTTCGTTTCAGAAATGAAAGAAGTGATCGACATAGCGCTGGTCAAGACTCCGGGAAGACGCTCAAACGCCGCATCGAATAAACTACACGGTGCGACTCATATTCAATCGGGAAGAGCCTGAGCACACACTTGGGAAGATTATTCCGGGCGGACTCTCGCTGACGCTCTTTTTAATTCCCTGAATAACATTCCAGGTTAAGCTGAAATCGGGCAGGTCACAGACCTGCCCCTACACTTATTCTTAATATGGAGTGCATCCGGCTGAGCCGGATGCAGCATCAACGCAGTTGATGCACTCCAAAGTCAATGAGCGGCCAGGGCCACCGCCGTTGGCGGGGCTTGCGTTGTTTCAGTGTCGGGAAAATCATCAGTACCTTTCTATTGCTTTCAAGAGGCATAAAATCTAAATTACGATGTTAATGACTTTAGCTCAAATTTGATCAGATTATGCTAAATTATTTTGGAGTTGTGTAGATGTCAGGTCATTCCAAATGGAATACCATAAAGAGAAAAAAGGGTGCGATAGATGCTAAGCGTGGAAAGACTTTTACAAAAGTCATCAAGGAGATAACGGTCGCAGCCCGTGAAGGGGGCGGAGACGAATCGTCAAATCCCCGTCTCAGAGCAGCAATAACCACAGCTAAAGGGGTCAATATGCCCTTGGCGAATATAGAGAAGGCGATCAAGAGGGGAACAGGAGAGCTGCCGGGTATTGTTTATGAGGAAGCGATTTACGAGGGTTATGGTCCGGGAGGCGCGGCATTGCTGATATCCGCTTTGACGGATAACAAAAACAGGACGGTTTCCGAACTCAGGCGCATATTGACCAAATCCGGTGGTTCCTTAGCCGGTCCTGGCAGCGTCGCATGGATATTCGAGGCTAAAGGACTGATTCTCATCAGTACAAAGAGTGTAAGCGAGGAAGATCTCTTCTCGGCGGCGGTGGAAGCAGGCGCTGATGATATAAGGACTGAAGGCAATATGTTTGAGGTAGTGACTACGCCTGAAAATTATGAGAATGTAAAAGCCTCCATCACCGGGTCAGGAATCGAAATGGATTCTACTGAATTGACTCAGGTGCCGGGTTCCTCCGTAAAAATTGAAGGCAACGATGCGCGAGTTCTGCTCCGACTCATGGAGGAGCTGGAAAATCATGACGATGTACAGGGCGTCTATTCAAATTTCGATATAGACGAAAGCATCATCGAGGAAATAGCCGCTGTCTGAGAAGAACCTACCAGTTACAATCATCGGGATCGACCCCGGATTAGCATCCGCGGGATTCGGCGTCATCAGAAGAGTGGGTAATAATCTCAGTTATGTCGATTCGGGCGAGATAGCCACCAATTCAAAAACTAATTTTGCCGAGCGTCTTCTGATCTTAAGCAACTGGCTTGAAGAGGTAGTTACGAGAACGCAACCCGAAGTGGGTGTCATAGAGGAAACGTTTTATGGAGAGAACGCCAAAACCGCGTTACAGATGGGACATGCCCGCGGCGCCCTGATGCTTACTCTCGCAAGAGCAAATGTCATGAGTGTCGAGTACTCTGTCCGTTCGATAAAACAATCTGTCGTAGGCAACGGCGGTGCGTCCAAGCAGCAGGTGGAATATATGGTAAAGAACTTATTGAATGTAAATGAGCTGCCGGGCGGACACGCATCCGACGCGCTTGCAGCTGCTATCTGCTATGCCAATCAGGGGGCACTGAATCTGTGATAAGTCATATCAGAGGTACTCTTGTCCAAAAACAACCTCTACTCGTCATAGTTGACGTCGGCGGACTCGGATATTCGATAAATATCCCGCTGAGCACTTTCGAAAAGCTTCCCGATAAGGATTCATCAGTGGAGCTGTTCACTCATTTGCACGTAAGAGAAGACGAAATGTCGCTATACGGATTTCAGACTGAAGACGAAAGAAAGATGTTCCGACTGCTGATCGGTATCTCCGGGATAGGGCCCAAAGTAGCTATCGGAATCCTTTCGGGTACGGGAATCCCGCAGTTGAGAAAAGCGGTGACCGAGGGGGACGTTGACAGGCTTACGACAATAAAGGGGATAGGCAAAAAGACCGCTCAGCGGTTGATAGTGGAATTGAGGGATAAGCTCGGCGCCCCGGAAGACGGTGATGAATGGCTGAGAAGCGAAGGCGAAGAACCGGAGGTGGAAGAAAATTTGCTTTCGGCTGCCTATGCCTTAGAGACCCTGGGCTACTCCTCCAAACAGGCTTTTGCCGCCGCGAAGAAATCTCTCAAAACTCTCGGCAATGATGCAGAGCCTGAGCAGTTAATAAAAGAAGCATTAGGTAAAGTTGGGTAGAGAAATTTATATGTATCTTGCAGACAGGACGAATAGACTTGGAACCGAAACGGCGTTTGAAGTGCTCGCCAGAGCGAGAGCTCTTGAGGCGCAGGGAAGATCGGTAATTCACCTGGAGATAGGCGAACCGGATTTTGATACTCCACGCCATATAATTGATGCTGCGCATAAGGCGCTTGATGACGGATGGACGCATTATGGACCCGCGAGCGGCGATATGGAGCTTAAAGAAGCAGTCGTGAAGGAAATTCTCTCCACGAGGAGAGTAGAGGTAGGCGTGGATAACATTGTAGTAACTCCGGGCGCTAAACCGATAATGTTCTTTGCGATCCTCGCGTGTATAGAGGAAGAAGATGAGGTCATCTATCCTAATCCGGGGTTTCCCATCTACGAGTCGATGATCAACTTCATCGGGGCAAAAGCGATACCGATAATGCTGCGCGAAGAGATGGACTTCAGTTTCGACGTAAACGAATTAAGCGATCTGATAAGCGACAAAACGCGGATGATAATCCTTAACTCCCCTCAGAATCCTACAGGGGGAGTGATACCGAAAGAAGACTTAGAAGCAATTGCTACGTTGGTCGCCGACAGAGATATAATCGTCTTGACCGATGAAGTTTATAGTCGAATGGTTTACGACGGTGAACACAACTCGATTCTTTCGTTGGACGGGATGAAGGAAAAAACGATTTTGATAGAAGGGTTTTCCAAGACTTACGCAATGACAGGCTGGCGGCTCGGATATGGAGTGATGCCGGAAAATATAGCCGATATGGTGACAAAATTTATGGTAAACTGTAACTCCTGCACCGCTTCGTTCACTCAACGGGCTGGAATTCAGGCTTTAAACGGTTCGCAGGAGGATTCGATAAATATGGTTGAAGCGTTTCGTAAAAGAAGAGAAGTCATCGTAAACGGTTTGAACGAAATTTCCGGAATCAGCTGCAAAATGCCGAAGGGCGCATTTTACGTATTTCCGAACATAAAAGAGACCGGACTATCATCTCAGGAGGCGGAGGATAAATTTCTCAACGAAGCGGGAGTCGCCTCTCTAAAAGGGACGTCGTTCGGAGCGAACGGCGAAGGATATGTGCGTCTTTCATACGCAAATTCGACCGAGAATATCAAAGAAGCGTTGAACAGGATAGCCGGTGTCCTTTGAGCGTAAGTGAAGTGAAGCGAACGGCATTATATGACGAGCATCTGAAAGCCGGCGCCAAAATCGTATCGTTCGCGGGCTACGAAATGCCCATTAAGTATTCGGGCATAGTGGATGAACATCAGGCGGTGAGGGAGAGCGTCGGTATCTTTGACATATCCCATATGGGAGAGTTTGAAGTGCGCGGTGACGGAGCGCTTGATTACCTGCAAAAAATGACCTTGAACGACGTCTCCAAATTAGAAGTGAACCAGGCTCAGTATTCAGGAATCTGCTACGAAGACGGCGGAATGATAGATGACCTTCTCGTATACAGGCTTGAAGATCATTACATGATCGTTGTGAATGCGGCAAATATCAAAACGGATCTTGACTGGTTTGAATCGCATAAACCGGAAGGTGTTGAACTCAGGAACGTTTCGGACGATACCTCCTTGATTGCGGTTCAGGGGAAAAATTCAAAAGAACTCATAAAAAGATTGAGCTCTGCCGATCTTGATAACATTACGTATTACACTTTCGTGGAAGACACGGTAGCTGAAAAAGCTGCGATAGTTTCAAGAACGGGATATACGGGTGAATTGGGTTTCGAGCTTTATCTCAAATCCGGGGATGCCTCTGCAGTCTGGAGGGCGCTCTTGTCGGCAGGGACCGAGTTCGGCATAAAGCCGGCAGGACTCGGCGCTCGTGACACACTCAGGCTTGAGATGTGCTATTGCCTGTACGGTAATGACATAGACAGTACGACGACTCCCTTAGAAGCGGGATTAGGCTGGATAACGAAGTTGAACAAAGGTGATTTTATCGGATCAGACATCCTCAGACAACAGAAGGAAGAGGGACTTAAGAAAAAGCTTATCTCCTTTGAAATGGATAAAAAAGCCATCCCGAGGCACGGATACGATTTGCTGTTCGATGGCGCTGCCGTTGGCAGTGTTACAAGCGGAACGTTTTCGCCGACGCTGCAAAAAGGAATCGGGTTAGGGTATATAGCAGCGGGTACTCATAAACCGGGAACGGAAATCAGAGTTGACATTAGGGGAAGAACGGAGTCAGCCCGGATAGTCAAACCCCCGTTCTATAAGCCCGAATAGTTAAGAATTTTATGGCTGATAAGAATAAGAGAGAAAGAAAAAAAGAAGTCGTGGGGTTATTGCTGATGGTTCTGGCGTTCCTCATGGGAGCCGCCATGGTGAGCTATGATATGACGGAGGAACCGGAAAATATCACTCAGCTGCGGACAAAAAACTTTCTGGGCATCGGCGGCGTTTTCATCTCCCATTATCTGATAAAGATGTTTCTCGGTCTCGGTTCGGCTGTGATCCCGGTGCTGCTCTTTTTATGGGGTTTTTGGACTTTTACAAACAGGAAATTCAAAGCGCTTGCAAAATTTTCGCTCTTCCTGTTTGTAGTAGCTATACTCGTCTCGACCGCACTCGCCTTGATAATTGGAAAGTCGTGGGCGCTGCCCGGCGCAGCGGGCGGGTTGTTCGCCGGATTCCTGACGACGTTTCTCGGTTTACTCGGAGCCTGGGTTTTCGTGGGTATAACAATGCTGCTAATCGTTACAGGATATTTCGGGATGAGTGTTTATGGATTGACGACCGCGGTAGGCAGCGCATTGAGCAACTTAATTTCTACTGCGGGCAAACTACGAAAGAGCAAAGATAAACGACGGAGCCAACGTCAGATTATTGAACCGGATATTGAGCCGGGAGATGAGAAGATCGCAGAAGAGAACTGGACTCCGCCTGAGGTAGTCACCCAAAAGGAGCTTGTTACCGAAGAATCGAAGGCGGAGGATCTACCTGAAGAGGGGGAGATGATTCAAGGCGTTGAGGACGAGAAAGAAACCGTTACAAAAGCGGATCGGACGGCTGACGAAGAGGATGATGAAAATCAGGATGAGATTCACAGAGCGGATTTCACGGTAAAAGAACAGATTGTCGAAAAAGAAGTTGATTATGATGCTGAACGGGCAGAGTATGCAAAACGGGAATATAATCTCCCCTCGGTGGAACTTTTAGACGTTGCCCCTCAACCGGTTGAGGATCAGATCTCCAAGGAAGAGATCATGAACAACGCCAGGCTATTGGAGAATACGCTCGAAAGTTTTGGCGTGAGCGCCAAGGTCGTTGAAGTTCATCCCGGTCCGGTCATAACAAGGTTCGAGTTGGAACCCGCCACCGGAGTAAAGGTGAGCAAAATCGTGACGCTTGCGGATGACATTGCTCTGGCACTTCGCGCCAAGAGAGTGAGAATTCTCGCTCCGATACCGGGAAAAGCCGCTGTCGGAGTGGAAATACCCAACAAGAACGCCCAGTTTGTATATTTGCGTTCGATCATAAATTCCGAGAAATTCGCCTCTATGAAATCACCGCTCACGATAGCGCTCGGAAAAACGGCGGCCGGCGAAATTATTTGCGTCGATCTTGCCACGATGCCGCATCTACTGATTGCAGGTTCCACAGGTTCGGGAAAGAGCGTATGTATCAACACAATTATCACGAGCTTTTTATATAAAGCGAGGCCCGATGAAGTCAAATTCATTATGGTAGATCCGAAAAAATTAGAACTCTCGACTTATAAACAGCTCAAAAATTATTATCTGATGCCGCTGCGGGATGTAAAGGAGCAAATTATCACTTCACCTCAACTCGCGGTCATAGCGCTTAAAAGCGCTGAGGTGGAGATGGAGCGGCGATACGATCTTCTCGTGAATGCTGGAGTCAGGAGCATCGCCGACTATAACAACAAGGCTGAAACATCCGATGAATTCTCCAAATTACCCTACGTCGTAGTGATAATCGATGAGCTGGCGGATTTGATGATAACCGCCGCAAAGGATATCGAGGAACCGATAGCGCGGTTGACGCAGATGGCACGTGCTGTCGGTATCCACCTGATTGTGGCTACTCAACGTCCGTCGGTGGACGTGCTTACGGGAGTGATCAAGGCAAACTTCCCGGCGCGGATGGCATTTCAAGTGGCCACTAAAGTTGACTCCCGTACGATCATTGATATGAACGGAGCAGAGAAACTCCTCGGCAATGGGGATATGCTTTACGTTCCACCCGCTGAACCGGAAGCAATAAGAGTGCATAATTCATTTGTTTCACTGCCGGAAATTGAGAGGGTCATGGAACATGTGAACTTGCAGCCGAAATACGAGGAAAAGCCTCTGCCGTCTATGAAGGAAGCTCCCTTATCTTCAGACAAAGAGGGATATCTCGAATATTACGGGAATGATGCTCTTTTGCCTGAAGCGATGCGTCTTGTTGTAACTCACCGGCAGGGTTCCGTATCATTATTACAAAGACGGTTAAGGGTGGGATATTCCAGAGCTGCGAGGCTCATAGATGAGCTTGAAAATGCCGGAGTCGTCGGTCCTTTTGAAGGTAGTAAGGCGCGGGAAGTACTTTGGGATGATGAGGATCTGAAGAAAAATCTTGAAAACAGCAATGAAGAGGATGATGAGTGATTTATAGCCCGAGATATTTATCAGCCTACTTAATATTTGCCGTTCTATTTATCCTCGGTTCGCCGTTGACCTCACAGGGTCAAACAGCGAAGAGCGTAATGGATAAGATGAGAGATACGCTGAAAAAGCAAAAGGAGATCTCTATCGCTTACGAGCAGTCCTATAAGTGGAAATCCTCGAATACAGGCAGTAAGACAACAGGCAGGCTGGACTTGAAAGATCTTAAGATGTTTCGACTTTTCACAGATGAACAAACGATAGTCAGCGACGGTGAAACGATCTGGTCATATTCCGCATTCACCGATCAAGTCATTATTGAACGGTTGAATAAATCCGGAGGCACAAGAATTCCCAGTGATTTTCTGTTCGATTATCCAAAGGACTATTACGCTAATCTCTCAGAAGAAAATAAGTTTGAAGGTGAGTACCTCATTGAACTAACTCCGAAAGATAAAAGTAGTTTCGTGACTGTAATAAGAATTTGGGTGGACGGCGATGACTATTTAACCCGTAAGATAGAGTACGTTGACATCAATAAAAACGTCACGTCATGGGAGATTACAGAGATAAACCTTGAACCCGAATTTGATAAGTCTCACTTCATTTTAAAACCGCCTCCCGGATCGAACGTCGTTGACCTTCGTTAGGTCACACTGATTTTTATGAGCAAGAGACAGTTACTCGGGATAGGCATAAGCATCGTCTTCGTCTATTTCGCATTTCGCGATATAAATTTCGAAGAATTTCTGTCAGCGATCAAGAAAGCGGAATATATCTGGATATTGCCTGCAATTGCCGCCATGGTAGCGAGCTTCTGGCTTAGAGGTTACAGATGGAAGTACATTCTTAATCCGGTTAAAGAAGTGAGTACAACAGAAGCGTTTTCGGCGACGATGATAGGATATATGGCTAATAACGTTCTGCCGTTCAGGATTGGCGACATTGTTCGGCTAATTGCCATCTGGAAAGATTCAGGTGTTTCTAAAGCCGCCGCTCTCGGTTCCGTTTTGATCGAGAGGATATTCGATCTGTTTATGGTCTTGGCGGTTTTCGGGCTGGCGTTGATCTCATATCCGAATCTTCCCGAATGGGCGGTTGTAACCGGATACTTCACTGTGGGTCTTTTTATCGCTCTTATTGCCTTCTCTATCTATTCGCGGAATAATATAGAATCTCTTGTGAAGCTGAACAACTTCATAGCGGGTAAGATATCAGATAGTGCGGCGGCTAAGAGTGAAGTCGTCATAAGATCGTTTTCAGACGGTTTAAAGGTAATTCATGACGTCAGGCAGTTGTTCTGGCTTGTATTTCTGTCGACAATATTATGGACGATCAACGTTCTCTGGGTTTGGTTTGCGATTGAAATATTCGATTTTAATCTTCCGTTCTCAGCGTCACTTCTCATTCTCGTATTTATTCTTTTTGCCGTTTCAATACCTTCCGCTCCCGGTTACGTAGGTACTTTTCATGGCTTTGTGATCGCGGGGTTCGTGTTTATGGGAATAGACGTTGATTTAGCCCGCGCATCCGCCGTTGTGATGCACGCCACGAACTATATTCCGGTAACTTTGATGGGGTTATATTTCCTTTTCAAAAGCAACATAACTCTGAAGTCAGCTTCAAAGGGTTCATCCTTCGTAGATGATATGAAAAACGAAGATGAAAAAGCCGCATAGATCGTTGTGGTTTCACGTTTTATATTGAATGTTCAAGGGGTTGAAGTTACCTTATTTCGATAGACTATAATATGCATTATGGATAGAATTACGCTAAATAACATGGTATTTTTCGGCTATCACGGCGCGCTCGAAGAGGAACAGGAAATCGGCGGAAGGTACGAGGTCGATATAGATCTTATCGGTGATTTCAGCAAGCCGTCAAAATCAGATAAGTTGTCGGATGCCATTGATTACCAAATGGTATATGATCTGGTAAGAGAAAAGGTTGAGCGTTCCAAATACCATCTTATAGAGCGGCTAGCCGATGAGGTTGCCGAGGAAGTGTTGGGTAGGTTCGAGTTAATCAAGGTAAAAGTGAGACTCAGGAAGAGGAACGTTCCCATCGGAGGTGTAATAGATTTTGTGGAAGTTGAATTGTCAAGAGATGCTATTAATAAAGAGCTTGAATAACCTGAGTTGAGCGAGACTGCATACATAGGATTAGGTTCAAATCTCGGCGACAGAATAAATAATCTCCGAATCGCGGTAGATTCGATTTCAAAGGAGAACAAAATCAGGGTGGTCAAAGAGTCCGGAATTTATGAATCGGAACCGATGTATCTTCAGGAACAGCCGTACTTTCTCA
The Candidatus Neomarinimicrobiota bacterium genome window above contains:
- a CDS encoding pyridoxal phosphate-dependent aminotransferase; this encodes MYLADRTNRLGTETAFEVLARARALEAQGRSVIHLEIGEPDFDTPRHIIDAAHKALDDGWTHYGPASGDMELKEAVVKEILSTRRVEVGVDNIVVTPGAKPIMFFAILACIEEEDEVIYPNPGFPIYESMINFIGAKAIPIMLREEMDFSFDVNELSDLISDKTRMIILNSPQNPTGGVIPKEDLEAIATLVADRDIIVLTDEVYSRMVYDGEHNSILSLDGMKEKTILIEGFSKTYAMTGWRLGYGVMPENIADMVTKFMVNCNSCTASFTQRAGIQALNGSQEDSINMVEAFRKRREVIVNGLNEISGISCKMPKGAFYVFPNIKETGLSSQEAEDKFLNEAGVASLKGTSFGANGEGYVRLSYANSTENIKEALNRIAGVL
- a CDS encoding DNA translocase FtsK, encoding MLLIVTGYFGMSVYGLTTAVGSALSNLISTAGKLRKSKDKRRSQRQIIEPDIEPGDEKIAEENWTPPEVVTQKELVTEESKAEDLPEEGEMIQGVEDEKETVTKADRTADEEDDENQDEIHRADFTVKEQIVEKEVDYDAERAEYAKREYNLPSVELLDVAPQPVEDQISKEEIMNNARLLENTLESFGVSAKVVEVHPGPVITRFELEPATGVKVSKIVTLADDIALALRAKRVRILAPIPGKAAVGVEIPNKNAQFVYLRSIINSEKFASMKSPLTIALGKTAAGEIICVDLATMPHLLIAGSTGSGKSVCINTIITSFLYKARPDEVKFIMVDPKKLELSTYKQLKNYYLMPLRDVKEQIITSPQLAVIALKSAEVEMERRYDLLVNAGVRSIADYNNKAETSDEFSKLPYVVVIIDELADLMITAAKDIEEPIARLTQMARAVGIHLIVATQRPSVDVLTGVIKANFPARMAFQVATKVDSRTIIDMNGAEKLLGNGDMLYVPPAEPEAIRVHNSFVSLPEIERVMEHVNLQPKYEEKPLPSMKEAPLSSDKEGYLEYYGNDALLPEAMRLVVTHRQGSVSLLQRRLRVGYSRAARLIDELENAGVVGPFEGSKAREVLWDDEDLKKNLENSNEEDDE
- the gcvT gene encoding glycine cleavage system aminomethyltransferase GcvT, yielding MKRTALYDEHLKAGAKIVSFAGYEMPIKYSGIVDEHQAVRESVGIFDISHMGEFEVRGDGALDYLQKMTLNDVSKLEVNQAQYSGICYEDGGMIDDLLVYRLEDHYMIVVNAANIKTDLDWFESHKPEGVELRNVSDDTSLIAVQGKNSKELIKRLSSADLDNITYYTFVEDTVAEKAAIVSRTGYTGELGFELYLKSGDASAVWRALLSAGTEFGIKPAGLGARDTLRLEMCYCLYGNDIDSTTTPLEAGLGWITKLNKGDFIGSDILRQQKEEGLKKKLISFEMDKKAIPRHGYDLLFDGAAVGSVTSGTFSPTLQKGIGLGYIAAGTHKPGTEIRVDIRGRTESARIVKPPFYKPE
- a CDS encoding outer membrane lipoprotein carrier protein LolA; the encoded protein is MIYSPRYLSAYLIFAVLFILGSPLTSQGQTAKSVMDKMRDTLKKQKEISIAYEQSYKWKSSNTGSKTTGRLDLKDLKMFRLFTDEQTIVSDGETIWSYSAFTDQVIIERLNKSGGTRIPSDFLFDYPKDYYANLSEENKFEGEYLIELTPKDKSSFVTVIRIWVDGDDYLTRKIEYVDINKNVTSWEITEINLEPEFDKSHFILKPPPGSNVVDLR
- the ruvA gene encoding Holliday junction branch migration protein RuvA, which translates into the protein MISHIRGTLVQKQPLLVIVDVGGLGYSINIPLSTFEKLPDKDSSVELFTHLHVREDEMSLYGFQTEDERKMFRLLIGISGIGPKVAIGILSGTGIPQLRKAVTEGDVDRLTTIKGIGKKTAQRLIVELRDKLGAPEDGDEWLRSEGEEPEVEENLLSAAYALETLGYSSKQAFAAAKKSLKTLGNDAEPEQLIKEALGKVG